A single window of Hymenobacter sp. APR13 DNA harbors:
- a CDS encoding gliding motility lipoprotein GldB, whose amino-acid sequence MRPILPAILGGCLLLLAACSRDTDTSCTPDPAVAKVAAPVQLTRLEKPFFQIRTTADAQRFLAEQPLFANQFLQRRQFPSDEVLAGTLTRLATNQGLQVLGRQTDSVFQDSGKLKAGLEGMFRHIRYNFPAFRVPPVQTFVSGLSQDMFVNDSLMVLGLDFFVGPTARYRPNVPEYILRRYRPEYVLPTAALAISSKYNRKELTNQTMLGEMVQYGKSLYFAERVLPCTADSLLIGYTDRELRGVYFNEGKIWAHFLDKKLLYNTAPFTVQKYVGERPNIPEIDKTCPGRIGAWVGWQMVRKYMAENPKVTLAQLMADKNPQHILNESHYRPRPRRAER is encoded by the coding sequence ATGCGCCCCATCCTGCCCGCCATACTGGGTGGCTGCCTGCTGCTGCTGGCCGCCTGCAGCCGCGACACCGACACGTCCTGCACGCCCGACCCTGCCGTGGCCAAGGTAGCGGCACCCGTGCAGCTGACCCGGCTGGAAAAGCCGTTCTTCCAGATTCGGACCACCGCTGACGCCCAACGCTTCCTGGCCGAGCAGCCGCTCTTTGCCAACCAGTTTCTGCAGCGCCGCCAGTTTCCGTCGGATGAGGTGCTGGCGGGCACGCTCACGCGCCTGGCCACCAACCAGGGCCTGCAGGTGCTCGGCCGCCAGACCGACAGCGTATTCCAGGACTCGGGCAAGCTGAAAGCCGGGCTGGAAGGCATGTTCCGGCACATTCGCTACAATTTCCCCGCGTTCCGGGTGCCGCCCGTGCAGACGTTTGTGTCAGGCCTGAGCCAGGATATGTTTGTGAACGACAGCCTGATGGTGCTGGGGCTGGACTTCTTCGTGGGGCCCACGGCGCGCTACCGCCCCAACGTGCCCGAGTACATCCTGCGCCGCTACCGCCCCGAGTACGTGCTGCCCACCGCCGCGCTGGCCATCAGCAGCAAGTACAACCGCAAGGAGCTCACCAACCAGACCATGCTGGGCGAGATGGTGCAGTACGGCAAGTCCTTATACTTCGCGGAGCGGGTGCTGCCCTGCACCGCCGACTCGCTGCTCATCGGCTACACCGACAGGGAGCTGCGGGGCGTGTATTTCAACGAAGGCAAGATATGGGCCCACTTCCTCGACAAGAAGCTGCTCTACAATACCGCCCCGTTTACGGTGCAGAAGTACGTAGGCGAGCGGCCCAACATTCCCGAAATCGACAAGACCTGCCCCGGCCGCATCGGGGCGTGGGTGGGCTGGCAGATGGTGCGCAAGTACATGGCCGAAAACCCCAAGGTGACCCTGGCCCAGCTGATGGCCGACAAAAACCCGCAGCACATCCTCAACGAGTCGCACTACCGCCCGCGCCCGCGCCGGGCCGAACGGTAG
- a CDS encoding porin family protein, which yields MKKILLAALLVGASAATASAQVEIGLKLSPSITNLRTESPSTLGFKNEKSKLTIGGGLVVDYFFGENYAFSSGLQLVGKGGTISYFDPNTNRRQEQKIGMQYLEVPLTVKLFTNDITTDTKLYFQLGGSVGGAIAAKINGEKRYTDPGNNNTETKASDHIIIPEAAVLAGLGVEYQVGQSTKVFAGLSYHRGLLNIDKYFDNERDFQDVTLKNSEFALDLGLKF from the coding sequence ATGAAAAAAATTCTGCTTGCTGCCCTCCTGGTAGGTGCATCGGCCGCTACGGCTTCGGCTCAGGTCGAAATTGGCCTCAAACTGTCGCCTTCCATCACCAACCTGCGCACCGAATCCCCGAGCACGCTCGGCTTCAAAAACGAGAAGAGCAAGCTCACCATCGGCGGCGGCCTGGTGGTCGACTACTTCTTCGGCGAAAACTACGCCTTCAGCTCAGGCCTGCAGCTGGTGGGCAAGGGTGGCACCATCAGCTACTTCGACCCCAACACCAACCGTCGGCAGGAGCAGAAAATCGGTATGCAGTACCTGGAGGTGCCCCTCACGGTGAAGCTGTTCACCAACGACATCACTACCGACACCAAGCTCTACTTCCAGCTGGGCGGTAGCGTGGGCGGCGCCATTGCTGCCAAAATCAACGGCGAGAAGCGCTATACCGACCCCGGCAACAACAACACCGAAACCAAAGCCTCCGACCACATCATCATTCCGGAAGCGGCCGTGCTGGCGGGCCTGGGCGTGGAGTATCAGGTGGGCCAGAGCACCAAGGTATTCGCCGGCCTGAGCTACCACCGTGGCCTGCTCAACATCGACAAGTATTTCGACAATGAGCGCGACTTCCAAGACGTCACCCTCAAAAACAGCGAGTTTGCCCTGGACCTGGGGTTGAAGTTTTAA
- a CDS encoding ribonuclease E/G, translated as MSNELIINSTQEGERIALLQDKRLIEYHFDRNDTNYSVGDIFLGTVKKVMPGLNAAFIDIGYEKDAFLHYGDLGEQFPSLSKWVRGVQSQKTPVGALKSFGLEKPLDKVGKIADTLKKSQQVLVQIVKEPISTKGPRLSTDISMAGRYLVLVPFSNTISVSKKIVSKTERERLKRLIASIKPDNFGVIIRTVAEGREVAELDRDMQSMTSKWEQLFTALRSAKPNDKVLGELGRTSSMLRDMLNESFDAITVDTTARYEEMRGYLEQIAPDKLGLLKHYTGKVKVFEHLGIEKQLKTLFGKTVTVPGGGYLVIEHTEALHVIDVNSGNKSNQESDQEATALMVNMLAAKEVARQLRLRDMGGIIVVDFIDMKSAESRKKVEDAVYQVMKHDKARYTILPITKFGLLQITRQRVRPAENIITGEVCPTCGGTGKISASIQVTDEIDNSIEDLLVTQNQSGITLHVHPFLHAYYTKGLVSRQMKWYLKYYKWIKVTKDTSLGLTDYRIEDENGEEIELHSAAAAMARLQDHEVDITD; from the coding sequence TTGAGTAACGAATTAATCATTAATTCTACTCAGGAAGGAGAACGGATTGCCCTGCTACAGGACAAGCGGCTCATCGAATATCATTTCGACCGCAACGACACCAATTACTCGGTGGGCGACATCTTCCTGGGCACGGTCAAGAAAGTTATGCCCGGTCTGAACGCTGCGTTCATTGACATCGGGTACGAAAAAGATGCGTTTCTGCACTATGGCGACCTGGGCGAGCAATTTCCCTCGCTCAGCAAGTGGGTGCGGGGCGTACAGTCGCAGAAAACCCCCGTTGGCGCCCTCAAGTCGTTTGGCCTCGAAAAGCCGCTCGACAAAGTGGGCAAGATTGCCGACACCCTCAAGAAGAGCCAGCAGGTGCTGGTTCAGATTGTAAAGGAACCCATTTCCACCAAGGGCCCGCGCCTGTCCACCGATATTTCGATGGCCGGCCGCTACCTGGTGCTGGTGCCTTTTTCGAATACCATCAGCGTGTCGAAGAAGATTGTGAGCAAGACGGAGCGTGAGCGGCTCAAGCGGCTCATTGCTTCCATCAAGCCCGACAACTTCGGCGTGATTATCCGCACGGTGGCCGAGGGCCGCGAAGTGGCCGAGCTGGACCGCGACATGCAGAGCATGACCAGCAAATGGGAGCAGCTCTTCACGGCGCTGCGCTCTGCCAAGCCCAACGACAAGGTGCTGGGCGAGCTGGGCCGCACCAGCTCCATGCTGCGCGACATGCTCAACGAGTCGTTTGATGCCATTACGGTGGATACGACGGCCCGCTACGAGGAAATGCGCGGCTATCTGGAGCAGATTGCGCCCGATAAGCTGGGCCTGCTGAAGCACTACACCGGCAAGGTGAAGGTGTTTGAGCACCTGGGCATTGAAAAACAGCTCAAAACGCTGTTTGGCAAAACCGTGACGGTGCCCGGCGGCGGCTACCTGGTAATCGAGCACACCGAAGCTTTGCACGTCATCGACGTCAACTCCGGCAACAAGAGTAACCAGGAAAGCGACCAGGAAGCCACGGCCCTCATGGTGAACATGCTGGCGGCCAAGGAAGTAGCCCGGCAGCTTCGGCTGCGCGACATGGGCGGCATCATCGTCGTCGATTTCATTGACATGAAGTCGGCGGAGAGCCGCAAGAAGGTGGAGGACGCCGTGTATCAGGTAATGAAACACGACAAGGCGCGCTACACCATTCTGCCCATCACCAAGTTCGGGCTGCTCCAGATTACGCGGCAACGCGTGCGCCCGGCCGAGAACATCATCACCGGGGAAGTGTGCCCAACCTGCGGCGGAACCGGCAAAATCTCGGCCTCCATCCAGGTAACCGACGAAATCGACAACAGCATCGAAGACTTGCTGGTGACGCAGAATCAGTCGGGCATTACGCTGCACGTGCATCCGTTCCTGCATGCCTACTACACCAAAGGCCTCGTAAGCCGGCAGATGAAGTGGTATCTGAAATACTACAAGTGGATCAAAGTCACCAAAGACACCAGCCTGGGGCTGACCGATTACCGCATCGAAGACGAAAACGGTGAGGAAATCGAGCTGCACTCGGCGGCGGCGGCCATGGCCCGCCTCCAGGACCACGAAGTAGACATTACCGATTAA